The nucleotide sequence CAATCCGCCGGCGTGATGACGCGCTCGTAGCGGACGCGCTTCTCGATGTCGCCGTAGCCCGCTTGCGCGATCTTCTCGAACAGGAGTTTGCGGAAGCACGAACGTTCCTTGGTCCAGTCGATGTTCGGATGCTGATGCGACACCGGAGACAGAACGTAGAGCGCGCTGTGACCTTTCGGCGCGAGCGTGGGATCGGTCACGCAGGCGTTCTGAACGTAGAAGCTCGGATCCTCGCTGAGGACATGCTTGTTCTCAATGTCGTCAAGGTTCTTCTCGTATTCGCCCGCGATGTGAATGGTGTGGTGCGGCAGGTCGAACGTGCCTTCGACGCCGAGATACATCATGAAGGTCGAGCAGGAGTATTTTTTCTTCGCCAGCTTCTTGTTCGTCCACTTGCGGCGCAGGTGGTCGGGCACCATGCGCTCCATGGCACGGGCGAAATCAGCGTTGACGACCACGGCGTCGGCGCGATGCGTGCCCTCGCTGGTACGCACGCCCACGGCGCGGCGACCCGAAAACAGGATTTCCTCAACCGGTTCGTTGAGGCAAATCTCCACGCCAAGACGCTGCGCAACGCGCGCCATCGCTTCAGTCACCGCCGCACAGCCGCCGATTGGGTGCCAGACGCCATACTCGTATTCGAGGAAGCTGAGGATGCTGAACAGGCTCGGGCAGCGGAACGGCGACATGCCGAGGTATTTTGACTGGAAGCAAAACGCGAGACGGACGCGTCGATCCTTGAAGAAGCGTTTGAGATACGTCTCGACCGACTGGTGCGGCCGAATCATCGGCAGCATCTTGAGGAGGCGCGGGTTGATGAGATCCTGCCAGCCGAGAAACGGATTCTCGAGGCACGGCTCCATCGCGCGGAGCTTGGCGCGGTTCTCGTCAAGGAAGCGACGGAACCCCGGCGCGTCAGCGGGGCAAAGAGCGGCAATCTGCTTCTCCATTGCGGCGATGTTTGGCGTGCAATCGAGCCGCCCGCCGGCGCCAAACTGGATGCGATATTGCGGATCGAGCCGTTCCATGGGCACCTCGTCCCGCAGGCTGGTGCCGGCGGCGCGGAAGATTTCGTCGAGCACGCGCGGGTAGAGGAAGAACGTCGGGCCGAGATCGAACTTGTAGCCGTCCGCCTCGATGCTCGATGTGCGTCCGCCGATCACGGGGAGACGCTCAATGATTTTCACTTTCACGCCGGCGGAAGCGAGAAGAATGGCCGAGGCGAGCCCGCCCGGGCCGGCGCCGATGATGATGGTTTCTTTCGTCATGCGAAATGAAGTTGAGTCAGGGTTGGAGCGCGGCTGCGTGCTCGGCATGCACCTGACCAGCAGTTTGCCAGCGACCGCTCGATGTAAACAACGGGACTTGCCGATAGCAGGCGGCAGAGGAAATTCTCGTGACCCCCGGGCTCACTCGATACCAGTAAATCCCGGCGCGCGGCGTCTTATGACTGCAGTCCTTGCGAGGCGATCTGCCTTCGAGGGTCGTCGTCATGATGGTTTGGGTAAGTTCCTGGGTTCGTTCGCCGGGGCGGAGAGCCGTGTGCTCTCCGCCCTTGCCGGAGTTTTCAGTTCGGCAGCACCACAGTGTCGATGACGTGGATGACGCCGTTGCTTGCGGTCACGTCGGTTTTAACCACCTTGGCGTTGTCCACGGTCACGGTGCCGTCGGTGACCCTCACGTCGAGCGACTGGCCGTTAACAGTCTTGGCTTTCATCGTCTTGACGTCCGCAGCCATGACTTTGCCCGCCACGACATGGTAGGTCAGGATTGAGACGAGCTTCGCCTTGTTCTCAGGCTTGAGCAGGTCTTCCACCGTGCCCTTGGGCAGCTTGGCGAAGGCTTCGTCTGTCGGCGCGAAGACGGTGAACGGACCGGGGCCTTGGAGCGTCTCGACGAGGCCGGCGGCTTTCACGGCGGCGACCAGGGTGTTGAAGCTGCCGTTGCCAGAGGCGACAGCGACGATGTCATAGGCCTTTTCGTTGCGTTCAGCGTGAGCGACACCCAGGAGGCTGGACGCAGCGACGATTGCGGTGAGGGTGAGAATGCGGATGGTATTCATGGTTCGTATGGGATCTGTTGTTGTTTGCTTTTGTGTGAACCCGGACGACCACCGCGAGGCGAGTCGGCTTGGCGAACCGGCATTCGATGAGCCGGCTCTGGGCGATTTTCGCGTTGTCATTCCAATGTTCACGTTTCGTTTTCATATTCAGCTTGCTGCCAAGCAGCAATGAAGTTGTGGAGAATATGTCTAATATCTGTTAGTGTGTCAATATTTTGTCTCAATTTATTTTCACAGCTCCGGAAAACGCTCGATTTATGCGCTTAAACGACGATTTATCGGCAGTTTTGTGCTTGGATATCGAGTTTTTAGAAATCCTCACTTGCAAAAACGTCGCCGACCTGTCACATTTTTGTCTAGTGTTATGGCTGAAGCCCACCAAGCAATCAAAGTCGTCGCCCGGCGCACGGGATTGAGCGCGCACGTCATCCGAGTCTGGGAGAAACGCTATGGCGCAGTGGAACCCGAGCGCACCGGCACGAACCGCCGGCT is from Verrucomicrobiota bacterium and encodes:
- the crtI gene encoding phytoene desaturase — translated: MTKETIIIGAGPGGLASAILLASAGVKVKIIERLPVIGGRTSSIEADGYKFDLGPTFFLYPRVLDEIFRAAGTSLRDEVPMERLDPQYRIQFGAGGRLDCTPNIAAMEKQIAALCPADAPGFRRFLDENRAKLRAMEPCLENPFLGWQDLINPRLLKMLPMIRPHQSVETYLKRFFKDRRVRLAFCFQSKYLGMSPFRCPSLFSILSFLEYEYGVWHPIGGCAAVTEAMARVAQRLGVEICLNEPVEEILFSGRRAVGVRTSEGTHRADAVVVNADFARAMERMVPDHLRRKWTNKKLAKKKYSCSTFMMYLGVEGTFDLPHHTIHIAGEYEKNLDDIENKHVLSEDPSFYVQNACVTDPTLAPKGHSALYVLSPVSHQHPNIDWTKERSCFRKLLFEKIAQAGYGDIEKRVRYERVITPADWDSRYEIYRGATFNLAHTLDQMLHLRPHNRFEDLDGMYLVGGGTHPGSGLPVIFESARISSRLLLEDFGIPALPLTSARPTECPAVPQEKAGVFASMASMPGLNSKTTS
- a CDS encoding fasciclin domain-containing protein — translated: MNTIRILTLTAIVAASSLLGVAHAERNEKAYDIVAVASGNGSFNTLVAAVKAAGLVETLQGPGPFTVFAPTDEAFAKLPKGTVEDLLKPENKAKLVSILTYHVVAGKVMAADVKTMKAKTVNGQSLDVRVTDGTVTVDNAKVVKTDVTASNGVIHVIDTVVLPN